In Palaemon carinicauda isolate YSFRI2023 chromosome 21, ASM3689809v2, whole genome shotgun sequence, the following proteins share a genomic window:
- the LOC137614873 gene encoding uncharacterized protein, whose translation MNNYRIQNNSQVKPTQASTKEGKVPSYYFDKGVLFRLYQPRKLSANDTWANKEQLVVPLTLRKIILSVAHQADSHLGVSKTHKRIANDFFWPGMKHDVFEFVKECHICQVVGKPNEVIPKAHLIPIVIPHEPFSKVIIDCVGPLPKTKKGNQYILTILCPTTRYPIAIPLGNICARNIVKNLLKVFTTYGFPKEIQSDRGTNFTSDLFNETLREFIIKHILASPYHPQSQGALERHHQTLKSLLRKFCMETGTDWDESLDLILFVIKEVPNDSLGMSPFEMLFGHKVRGPLQVLKDKMLNNDTLDNVTVGHTPDRRKSTQLGHVYLIKKYHGNPPVALHCPLDTNVLDSKKYNAPAHQSKTPLPHDVDLYHSNDIVSWTDSANQEIVQNIPIDLLRGYYQIPLTDRAKLISAFITPFGLFQYERLPFGLTNAPAIFQRLVNSVIQDLDGTYVYIDDIVVTSDTLDEHIHRLTALFGHLQEFGLTIPLAKSSFGKGKVRYLGHITGSGEITPKDENTTTIVEFPVPRNRKSLLRFLGMTSYYRKFCKNYSTVATPLIDLPSPKNKFVWSSNCQQAFDQLKNILCSNPVLIAPDLALAKKLRNTSFTCASCSTTCNKTAL comes from the exons ATGAACAATTACAGAATAC AAAACAACTCGCAGGTTAAACCCACACAAGCTTCCACTAAGGAAGGTAAGGTACCTAGCTATTACTTTGATAAAGGAGTCCTGTTTAGGCTGTACCAACCTAGAAAGCTGTCAGCTAATGATACCTGGGCTAATAAAGAACAACTTGTAGTACCATTAACTTTACGTAAGATTATTTTGAGTGTTGCTCATCAAGCAGATTCCCATTTAGGAGTGTCAAAGACCCACAAACGTATAGCTAATGATTTCTTTTGGCCAGGTATGAAACATGATgtatttgaatttgttaaagaGTGTCATATCTGTCAAGTAGTTGGAAAACCAAACGAGGTAATTCCAAAAGCACACCTCATACCAATTGTAATACCACACGAACCTTTCAGTAAAGTCATAATTGACTGTGTAGGCCCATTGCCAAAAACAAAGAAaggtaatcaatatattttgactatacttTGTCCTACCACTAGATACCCTATTGCAATTCCCCTTGGTAACATTTGTGCTAGAAATATTGTGAAAAACCTCCTTAAAGTTTTCACCACTTATGGATTCCCAAAAGAAATACAGAGTGATCGGGGTACTAATTTCACAAGTGACCTTTTCAATGAAACTTTAAGGGAATTTATTATAAAACATATTCTTGCATCACCATATCACCCACAATCACAAGGTGCTCTTGAAAGACACCATCAGACCTTAAAATCATTACTTCGAAAATTTTGTATGGAGACTGGAACAGACTGGGATGAGAGTTTAGActtaatattatttgtaattaaAGAAGTCCCTAATGATTCCTTAGGTATGTCACCGTTTGAGATGTTATTTGGACACAAAGTTAGGGGGCCACTACAAgtacttaaagataaaatgttgaaCAATGATACCTTAGATAATGTAACTGTAGGGCA taCTCCAGACAGAAGAAAGTCAACCCAATTAGGTCATGTATATCTCATCAAGAAATATCATGGTAATCCTCCAGTTGCTTTGCATTGTCCATTAGACACTAATGTATTAGATTCTAAGAAATATAATGCACCAGCACACCAAAGTAAAACCCCATTGCCACATGATGTAGATTTATATCACTCTAATGATATTGTTTCTTGGACAGACTCTGCTAACCAGGAAATAGTGCAGAATATTCCA ATCGATCTATTGCGTGGATATTATCAGATTCCACTTACAGATAGAGCAAAGCTAATATCTGCCTTCATAACCCCGTTTGGATTATTCCAATATGAGAGGCTTCCATTTGGTTTAACCAATGCACCCGCCATCTTCCAGCGCTTGGTGAATAGTGTAATTCAGGATCTTGATGGTACATATGTGTACATCGACGATATTGTTGTAACATCTGACACCTTGGATGAGCACATACATCGACTAACAGCATTGTTTGGTCATCTTCAGGAGTTTGGACTTACTATTCCCCTAGCAAAATCTTCATTTGGTAAAGGGAAAGTTAGGTATTTAGGTCACATCACAGGTAGTGGAGAAATTACTCCAAAAGATGAAAATACTACCACTATTGTAGAGTTTCCTGTCCCAAGAAAtaggaaaagtcttttaagatttttaggtATGACCTCCTATTACAggaaattctgtaaaaattataGTACAGTAGCCACTCCCTTGATTGACCTCCCCAGccccaaaaataaatttgtatggtCTTCTAATTGTCAACAAGCTTTTGATCAACTAAAGAATATACTTTGCTCTAATCCTGTCCTTATTGCTCCTGATCTTGCtctggccaaaaaactt aggaacacctccttcacctgcgcatcgtgctcgaccacctgcaacaaaacggccttgtag